The stretch of DNA TGCTGGCCCAGCTGGGCGACAACGAGCGCAGCAACCGTCTCTTCCAGGAAGGGCTTGGACTGCTTGATCAGACCGGCGCCAGTCGATTGCCGGTGACCAGCCCCACCTAGCTAGCAGCATGGCGCGGACGTGACGAGCGTCCCGTGCCACTGCACGGAGTTCCGTATGGCTTGCAGCTCGCCGCGTCCAGCACTACCGTAGCGAACTTTTCCTGTCTGCGGAGTCACCATGAACCTGGCCAGCCCACGCTCGCTGTTTCTTCTGGCTTTCATCGGCAGTGCGCTGATGATGATCGCCGCACTGTATCTCGAGCATGTGGTCGGCTTGGCGCCGTGCCCCTTGTGCATCGTTCAGCGAATCTGCGTGATCGGTTTTGGATTGGTCTGCCTGATCGCAGCGCTGCACGGGCCGCACAAGACCGGTCGCCGGGTGTACTCGGTACTGGCGCTGCTATTTGCTGTTGCGGGTGGTGCCACGGCGATACGGCAGATTTGGCTACAGAACATGCCGGCTGACCAGCTGCCGAGCTGCCTGCCCAGCCTTGAATACATGATGGATGCGCTGCCGTTTCAGGAGATTGCCCGACTGGTACTTCACGGCACCGCGGAATGCGCCGAAGTCAGCTGGACGTTGCTGGGTATGAGCATCCCGGAGTGGACATTGCTTGCGTTCATCGCGATGGCGTTGTTTTGCTTCTGGCAGCTGCTGCGCCGCGACTGAAACTTTCTCTCGAGGCGGGCGAATGATCGCTGCGCTTGGTGGTCAATCCAGCAGCGCGAAGCATTGCTGACATCACCGCCCCGATGATTTTCATCCCTGCTGCTTGATGCTTCGATCGCCGCAGCATAGTCTGCTCTGGCGGCGTCGGTTTTCCGCCGAATGCGCTGCCACTCACCCAAGGCCGATATCCCAAGACAAAAAACCGTCTCGGAAGGCGCAACAAGCAACATCGATTAGGGAAGTGAGGTCATCATGCTCGAGAGCTGTCGGAACGCCCAGGAACGCTGGGGAGGTGTGCACCTGCTGATCGACCGCTGGCTGCAAGAACGCCATGCACTGATCAACGCATTCGATGAGCTGCATGTCAGCGACGCATCTGCCACGAGTCGCTCCACATTGCAAAAGTTTTGCGAAATACTCCTCGACTACGTGTCGGCCGGGCATTTCGAGATCTACGAGCAGCTGCTCAATGAAGCCGAAGCGTTCGGTG from Pseudomonas sp. DNDY-54 encodes:
- a CDS encoding disulfide bond formation protein B, producing the protein MNLASPRSLFLLAFIGSALMMIAALYLEHVVGLAPCPLCIVQRICVIGFGLVCLIAALHGPHKTGRRVYSVLALLFAVAGGATAIRQIWLQNMPADQLPSCLPSLEYMMDALPFQEIARLVLHGTAECAEVSWTLLGMSIPEWTLLAFIAMALFCFWQLLRRD
- the rsd gene encoding sigma D regulator, whose protein sequence is MLESCRNAQERWGGVHLLIDRWLQERHALINAFDELHVSDASATSRSTLQKFCEILLDYVSAGHFEIYEQLLNEAEAFGDKRGLDLARQIYPRIEAITEVAVVFNDRCDSGDCLDSPGLPEELKRLGQLLHERFELEDCLIEVLHTAHKQAAATV